Proteins encoded by one window of Actinocorallia herbida:
- a CDS encoding helix-turn-helix domain-containing protein, giving the protein MAAGGMLPQWAKRLTDERRARGWVEADLAAELKRQRSDLPSAKSLTHMIRSDWETGRHKPGPRYRILLSAAFDVAEEDLFACPSTAATEQAPPRAPGTVVGIAEPVPHEPHRGPVAPELVMYFLEQLPGHYKADMFLGPRHLIPTVDTQARLIDELTRAADAPVRQGLLGAGVAYSSLLGWLYQDAGDLEKSAQWRNAALDMAHRSADPQLISYALTNKAMLAIDLNDRHMVLDYAIAALADETRLSPKVRVLGLVHQAHGHAFLGDRASTDRALDAAEALLDQVDDEYPWGNSCRRTPGYIDVQRATAYVRLGAHHEAIRIWDRLLHSAPTTARRDNGVFLARQAAALAAIPEPERVVEIATTTATLVTDTGSARLRRELLALPTHAAAWTSTPAGRDLGDIIAAIA; this is encoded by the coding sequence CGAGCTGAAGCGCCAGCGGTCGGATTTGCCGTCGGCGAAGTCCCTCACCCACATGATCCGGAGCGACTGGGAGACCGGTCGCCACAAGCCCGGCCCCCGCTACCGGATCCTTCTGTCAGCAGCCTTCGACGTCGCGGAAGAGGACCTGTTCGCCTGCCCCTCGACGGCCGCCACCGAACAAGCACCGCCACGGGCGCCCGGGACCGTCGTGGGCATCGCCGAGCCCGTTCCCCACGAGCCGCATCGAGGCCCCGTCGCACCGGAGCTCGTCATGTACTTCCTTGAACAACTCCCCGGCCATTACAAGGCCGACATGTTCCTCGGCCCGCGCCACCTCATCCCGACCGTGGACACCCAGGCCCGCCTGATCGACGAACTCACCCGAGCCGCCGACGCCCCCGTCCGCCAAGGTCTCCTCGGAGCAGGCGTCGCCTACTCCAGCCTCCTCGGCTGGCTCTACCAGGACGCCGGCGACCTGGAGAAGTCAGCCCAGTGGCGCAACGCGGCCCTCGACATGGCCCACCGCTCAGCCGACCCCCAGCTCATCAGCTACGCCCTCACCAACAAGGCCATGCTCGCCATCGACCTGAACGACCGCCACATGGTCCTCGACTACGCCATTGCGGCCCTCGCGGACGAAACCCGCCTCTCCCCGAAAGTCCGCGTCCTCGGCCTCGTCCACCAAGCCCACGGCCACGCCTTCCTCGGTGACCGCGCGTCCACCGACCGCGCCCTCGACGCCGCCGAAGCCCTCCTCGACCAGGTCGACGACGAATACCCCTGGGGCAACTCCTGCCGCCGCACCCCCGGCTACATCGACGTCCAACGAGCCACCGCCTACGTCCGCCTCGGAGCCCACCACGAGGCCATCCGCATCTGGGACCGCCTCCTGCACTCCGCCCCCACGACCGCCCGCCGAGACAACGGCGTCTTCCTCGCCCGCCAAGCCGCCGCCCTCGCCGCCATCCCCGAACCCGAACGCGTCGTAGAGATCGCGACAACCACCGCGACACTCGTCACCGACACCGGCTCAGCCCGCCTCCGCCGAGAACTCCTGGCCCTCCCCACCCACGCCGCCGCCTGGACCTCCACCCCTGCCGGACGCGACCTCGGCGACATCATCGCCGCCATCGCCTAA
- a CDS encoding 4a-hydroxytetrahydrobiopterin dehydratase yields the protein MADLVPLTDSEITDRLATLPGWSREGDTITRTFAHTWHECIHLATYVAAKAREVGHHPDIHITWQRIRFVTTTHDAGHRLTAMDFDLAHHINQIALGHGAESA from the coding sequence GTGGCCGACCTCGTCCCCCTCACCGACTCCGAAATCACCGACCGCCTCGCCACCCTCCCCGGCTGGTCCCGCGAAGGCGACACCATCACCCGCACCTTCGCCCACACCTGGCACGAATGCATCCATCTAGCGACCTACGTGGCCGCCAAGGCCCGAGAAGTTGGCCACCACCCCGACATCCATATCACCTGGCAACGCATCCGCTTCGTCACCACCACACACGACGCAGGCCACAGACTCACTGCCATGGACTTCGACCTCGCCCACCACATCAACCAGATCGCTCTCGGGCACGGTGCCGAGTCCGCGTAG